A genomic stretch from Sinorhizobium terangae includes:
- a CDS encoding chorismate mutase: MVDPEIREELAGYRQSIDNIDAALVHMLAERFRCTKAVGVLKAKHQLPPADPAREEYQIERLRRLAKDANLDPDFAEKFLNFIIKEVIRHHEAIAADRSQPAGNAGATHSA; this comes from the coding sequence ATGGTTGATCCCGAGATCAGAGAGGAATTGGCGGGCTACCGGCAGTCGATCGACAATATCGATGCCGCGCTCGTCCACATGCTGGCCGAACGTTTCCGCTGCACCAAGGCGGTCGGCGTTCTTAAGGCCAAGCATCAATTGCCGCCGGCCGATCCGGCGCGCGAGGAATACCAGATCGAACGCCTTCGCCGTCTGGCGAAGGATGCCAATCTGGACCCGGATTTCGCCGAGAAGTTCCTGAACTTCATCATCAAGGAAGTCATCCGGCATCATGAAGCCATCGCCGCCGATCGCTCGCAGCCCGCGGGCAACGCCGGCGCCACCCATTCCGCTTGA